Sequence from the Plasmodium berghei ANKA genome assembly, chromosome: 3 genome:
ATGTCCCCTATTTCATATGCAttgttcataaaattttttataacccCCCTTTTgcttaaatttaatttaacataaagatttatattattacatgAAACTATCATTCCTTCAATTATCATTCCTTTTTGTAAatgtttttcattttttatatgcgaatttaaatattgatAATCAATGTATTTTTGACTTTTTTCTATTACATAATTTATCAAATGaaagttattattttcttcgaTTATGTGTTGTGTGTCTTTGCATAAGTCAAGGCTAAGTTTATTATGCTTTCCATTTTTgtcataatttttgtttgtattattttcattatcatttCTTGGAATAATGTTTTCTATATTACGTAAAACCTCAATTAAGTTTAACATCAAAGgctttaaatataaaacatctTGAACAGCATAATGAATTAGCTCTTTTGATATCGgtctttttaaataaattttattattaagtGAAAtgattttatgaaaatatattttatgattattatttaaaaataaacatttatataacaaatCATCATAACttatttgatataattctttttttgatttttttaaaattaaagtaTATGCAATTTGTgtatcaaatatattatttaaattaatattatactGGT
This genomic interval carries:
- a CDS encoding 3'-5' exonuclease, putative; protein product: MYRYLKKCASCLKLKRRVSSASYGYLNLSVNDKVVRYFEDLKKNIIYINDSKECKKYINEIEKNAMNENLKIIGLDIEGYKIGKNGTVSIIQICAKDIYIFDLYKCDNSYLFAKYLKELFENKSIIKVTHDCREDCSILFNQYNINLNNIFDTQIAYTLILKKSKKELYQISYDDLLYKCLFLNNNHKIYFHKIISLNNKIYLKRPISKELIHYAVQDVLYLKPLMLNLIEVLRNIENIIPRNDNENNTNKNYDKNGKHNKLSLDLCKDTQHIIEENNNFHLINYVIEKSQKYIDYQYLNSHIKNEKHLQKGMIIEGMIVSCNNINLYVKLNLSKRGVIKNFMNNAYEIGDIVKCVILDFCENDFIKLGLLDSSTSEMTIATK